GACCTGACCATGCCACACATGGATGGCGAGCAGTGCTTCAGAGAGCTGCGTCTCCTCAATCCCAACGTTAGAGTTGTCATCTCAAGCGGCTACAGCGAACTGGAAGTGACTCAGAAGTTTGCAGGCAAGGGACTGGCAGGATTTGTCCAGAAGCCGTACCGGCTGGCCGCACTTCGGGAGAAGTTGATGGCAACGACAATTTCTGCATGAAAATTCTTCTTACCACCCTGCACGCCAAGTATGCCCATGCCTCGCTGGCACTCCCCTCGCTGCTGGCCGCCTGCGAAGGCATTAGCGGCATGACGCCTGTCATCCGCGAATTCACGGTCAACGAGCGGCTCGACACCATTCTACGCACCCTGGTAGCCGAAGAGGCGCAAGCCGTTGCCTTCTCGTGCTATATCTGGAACATCGAACTGACCCTCAAGCTGGTTGCCGACCTGAAATTGATAGCTCCCGGGACCTTCATCATCCTCGGCGGGCCAGAGGTTTCGTTCGATCCGGTTGAGCAGCTGTCGCAGAATCCGGGGGTGGATTGCATCGTTTGTGGCGAAGGGGAAGCGTCATTCCGGGAGCTGGCCTCACTGCTGGCCAGTTCACCATTGCCACTGCCGGGAGATGAACTCGCCGCCATTGCCGGCCTCTGCTGCCGGCTTGGGGAGGAGATAGTCACTACCGGCGAACGTCAGCAGCCGGGCAACCTCGATATGCTACCCTCCCCTTTTCAGGCGCAGTTGGTGAACCTGAGCAAGCCTCTCGTCTACTATGAAACCGCCCGCGGCTGCCCGTTCAGCTGCGCGTTCTGCATCTCCTCGCTGGAGAAGGGGGTTCGCTCCTATTCCATGCCGCGCATCAAGCAGGACCTGGGGCTATTGATGGCGCAGCAGGTGCAGACCATCAAGTTCGTTGATCGCACCTTCAACTACGATGCTTCACGAGCCGATGACATCTGGGAATTTATCCTGGCCAACAACCGCGGCAGCAGGTTTCACTTCGAGATCGCAGCAGACCTGCTTACCGAGAGCAACCTAGCGGTTCTCGCCAAGGTTCCTGCCGACTGTTTCAATTTTGAAATAGGTGTCCAGTCAACCAGCAAAGAGACGCTGGACCAGGTCAGCCGCAAAACCGACCTGAAAAAGCTTTTTGCCAATGTCGGGCGATTGCGGCGGCAAACTGCCGTGGAGTTGCATCTGGACTTGGTGGCAGGACTGCCTGGAGAGGATCTGTCCGGATTCCTCGCTTCGCTGCAGACACTGATGGAGGCATGGCCGCACCATATCCAGGTGGAACTGCTCAAGGTCCTCAAGGGATCGCCGATGCGGAGCATTGCCGAAAAACATGGCTATGCCTATTCCGCAGCCCCCCCCTACCGGATTCACCACACCCCGTGGCTCGGTTTCGGCGATGTCGTCAGGATCGAGACCATTGCCGAGCTGATTGAACGGATCTATAACAGCGGCCGGTTTGCCACTACGCTGCGGTGTGTGGCAGAGACCATGCCATTGTCCCGCTTCTTTGCCGAGCTTGCTGCCCACTGGGGAGATTCCCTGCAGCTGACCGGCCAGCTCTCACCGCTTTATCAATCGCTCTGGGACTTTATGGAGGGGAATCTGCCGCAGGAGACGCTCCCGCTGCTGCATGATGCCTTGCGCTACGACTTCTGCCTGGCCGGTTACCCGACAGGCACGCTACCCGGATTTTTCACTATTCATGAAGCGGAGGCCTCCCCGACAGCGGACCGGCTCTCTATGCCTGAGATCGCCCGCCTGCTGCAGCTGCCAAAGTCATGTCGCATCAGGACGTTCACCGGTAGTTTCCACCATGACTTCCGGACAAAACCCTGGACCGATAACCCTATTACCCTTACCTTTGTTTACTGGACTGTTACCAACAATAAGACCGAGATCTCCGTCCTCAAGAGTGCTGAGAAGGCAAATCCAGAGCGAATATAGGCTGCCCGGCGTACCATGACCGTTACCTCATCGCTGCCGACTGGAAATTGTCACACCAGAAAGCTATTTTCTGTGGTAAAGTGGCGTCCATGAAGTCCGTATCAATAATCCTGCTCATAGTCTATCTCATGCTCCCCGCGGCCTGCTTCGGCCACCCGTGCGAGCTCCCCTCTGTACATGCTCAGCACATCTGCGCTCTTGCGTCAGACGCTGGCGAGATCCCCGTTGACCTCGATACCGACAGTTGCGAAACAACCTGCTGCTGTGCCATGTACGTTCCCCTGTCAACAACCATAGTTAAAGCCTCTGCCGAACATACCTCCAGGCAGTTACCGTATGAACCCCACCTGGCCTTGCCACGTCTTATCGACAGGATATTTGTCCCGCCCCAGAACCACTGCTGAGACACTGCCATAATTCCGTTACCTACTATTACCGGTAGCGGCACCTCAGACGCACGAACCGAATACCCATGAAAGATTGGACGCTCAAAAAACTGAAGCGCTTGATCGTAGCAGTCGTCGGCATGACCATCCTGGTTATCGGGATTGCCATGATAGTTCTGCCCGGTCCGGCCATTATCGTTATCCCGGTGGCATTAACCATCCTGGCCACTGAATTTGCCTGGGCTCGTCGTCTGCTCCATATTGTGCGGGAGCGTCTAAAAAACTCGAAAAACAACAACCAACCAAACCAAAAGGAGAAATCATTATGAAATGCCCGGTATGCACAGGAGTAGATCTGAAACTCGCCGAACGCCAGGGAGTAGAAATAGATTACTGCCCCGAATGCCGCGGAGTCTGGCTCGACAGGGGCGAACTTGACAAGATCATCGAGCGCTCAACCACTCAAGCGCCTGTCTACGCACAGCCTGAACCACAATATCAACAGCCGGCCTATAATCAGCAGCATTACGGCAAGCAGCATCATGACAGTCACGGTTATGGTCATGACGGCCATCACAGGAAAAAGAACTGGCTGGCGGAACTGTTTGATTAAACAGCTTTACAACAGCGGGAGGAGGACAACTCCTCCCTTTTATTATGGGTACTCAATAACCGGAGGATACGCGCCAATGAAACATGTTCTATTGATTGCCCTGTGCAGCACGATTATGGCATTATCCGGCTGCACAAAAGAAAAGGCGCCGGAACTGGCCCAGAACATTCCCGCTATTACGCTCTCAGCTGCTGACAAAGAAAAGCTGGTAGCCTTCCAGAAAGAGATTCTCAGTGTTGAAAACCTTGCAGACAAGGCAGTCAAACTGGCGGGAGATGAGCTGAAGAATGTCGTCAAGGGTGGCGAGGTTTCCATCAGCCTCCCTGCTATCATCGACAAGGCAAAAGCCGAGTGTCTGCTAGCAGGAGAAGAACTGGCCAAAAAGAAAATTCCGGAAGCCTTGCCCCCGGAAATAAAGATTCTGCTAAACGATGGCAAGACCGGCTTGATAGCTGCTTATAAAGCGT
This window of the Geoanaerobacter pelophilus genome carries:
- a CDS encoding PGPGW domain-containing protein — protein: MKDWTLKKLKRLIVAVVGMTILVIGIAMIVLPGPAIIVIPVALTILATEFAWARRLLHIVRERLKNSKNNNQPNQKEKSL
- a CDS encoding zf-TFIIB domain-containing protein, which codes for MKCPVCTGVDLKLAERQGVEIDYCPECRGVWLDRGELDKIIERSTTQAPVYAQPEPQYQQPAYNQQHYGKQHHDSHGYGHDGHHRKKNWLAELFD
- a CDS encoding B12-binding domain-containing radical SAM protein, coding for MKILLTTLHAKYAHASLALPSLLAACEGISGMTPVIREFTVNERLDTILRTLVAEEAQAVAFSCYIWNIELTLKLVADLKLIAPGTFIILGGPEVSFDPVEQLSQNPGVDCIVCGEGEASFRELASLLASSPLPLPGDELAAIAGLCCRLGEEIVTTGERQQPGNLDMLPSPFQAQLVNLSKPLVYYETARGCPFSCAFCISSLEKGVRSYSMPRIKQDLGLLMAQQVQTIKFVDRTFNYDASRADDIWEFILANNRGSRFHFEIAADLLTESNLAVLAKVPADCFNFEIGVQSTSKETLDQVSRKTDLKKLFANVGRLRRQTAVELHLDLVAGLPGEDLSGFLASLQTLMEAWPHHIQVELLKVLKGSPMRSIAEKHGYAYSAAPPYRIHHTPWLGFGDVVRIETIAELIERIYNSGRFATTLRCVAETMPLSRFFAELAAHWGDSLQLTGQLSPLYQSLWDFMEGNLPQETLPLLHDALRYDFCLAGYPTGTLPGFFTIHEAEASPTADRLSMPEIARLLQLPKSCRIRTFTGSFHHDFRTKPWTDNPITLTFVYWTVTNNKTEISVLKSAEKANPERI